ATAGTAATCAAGAGAAAATTTTTTCTTTTAATCATTTTTTTGACAAATCCCCGCAATCACGATGGCAAAGGAAATATCAACAATGCGGCACAATCAAATTTTATCTGCCTTATGCGTTAGATGATTGGTTGCAATCCATTATTTTGCGCACAAGTGATTTTTATGATATTGCCTCTTTGCAAAGAGTGGATAAATATCTTCCGAGTAATGCGACAATCTGTGATATTGGTGCAAATGTTGGCAATCATAGCATTTATTGGGCTATGGTGAGAGGGGCAGCGAGAATCTATGCCTTTGAGCCTATCAAGGAAACTTATGATTTATTATGTAAAAATATCGCGCTCAATGGCTTGGACAATAAATGCAATCT
This DNA window, taken from Helicobacter sp. MIT 21-1697, encodes the following:
- a CDS encoding FkbM family methyltransferase, whose product is MFFRKMRRKIREILHRTDRMEANLESITYQTYYHSNQEKIFSFNHFFDKSPQSRWQRKYQQCGTIKFYLPYALDDWLQSIILRTSDFYDIASLQRVDKYLPSNATICDIGANVGNHSIYWAMVRGAARIYAFEPIKETYDLLCKNIALNGLDNKCNLFHLALGEQQSRGSIKASFNDNIGATQICNDTSGELIIESLDRLENLGTFAHKIDFVKIDVEGFEGEVLSGGGGILCST